Proteins from one Streptomyces genisteinicus genomic window:
- a CDS encoding acyl-CoA desaturase encodes MTTGPDLLDGASPAPAADAPSATLGGDSKRTIEQLALLLFITVPFLALVAAVPLAWGWGVSWLDLGLMVVMYYIGCHGITIGFHRYFTHGSFKAKRPLRIVLAVMGSMAVEGPLVRWVADHRKHHKFSDAEGDPHSPWRFGETVPALMKGLWWAHIGWLFDEEQTPQHKYAPDLIKDPALRRISRQFVLWTIVSLAIPPVVGGLVTMSWWGAFTAFFWGSLVRVALLHHVTWSINSICHAVGKRPFKSRDRSGNVWWLAVLSCGESWHNLHHADPTSARHGVLRGQIDSSARLIRWFELAGWAYDVRWPQRDRLDARRVSAPGGSGSAEAA; translated from the coding sequence ATGACCACTGGTCCCGATCTGCTGGACGGCGCATCCCCGGCGCCGGCAGCCGACGCCCCCTCCGCCACGCTGGGCGGTGACAGCAAGCGCACGATCGAGCAGCTGGCGCTGCTGCTGTTCATCACGGTGCCGTTCCTGGCCCTGGTCGCGGCCGTGCCGCTGGCGTGGGGCTGGGGGGTGAGCTGGCTCGACCTCGGGCTGATGGTGGTCATGTACTACATCGGCTGCCACGGCATCACGATCGGCTTCCACCGCTACTTCACCCACGGTTCGTTCAAGGCGAAGCGTCCGCTGCGGATCGTGCTGGCGGTCATGGGGTCGATGGCCGTCGAGGGGCCGCTGGTGCGCTGGGTGGCCGACCACCGCAAGCACCACAAGTTCTCGGACGCGGAGGGCGACCCGCATTCGCCGTGGCGTTTCGGCGAGACGGTGCCCGCCCTGATGAAGGGGTTGTGGTGGGCCCACATCGGCTGGTTGTTCGACGAGGAGCAGACGCCGCAGCACAAGTACGCGCCGGATCTGATCAAGGACCCGGCGCTGCGCCGGATCTCGCGCCAGTTCGTGCTGTGGACGATCGTGTCGCTGGCGATCCCGCCGGTGGTGGGCGGTCTGGTGACGATGTCGTGGTGGGGCGCGTTCACGGCGTTCTTCTGGGGCTCGCTGGTGCGGGTGGCGCTGCTGCACCACGTCACGTGGTCGATCAACTCGATCTGTCACGCGGTGGGCAAGCGGCCGTTCAAGTCGCGCGACCGTTCGGGCAACGTGTGGTGGCTGGCGGTGCTCTCGTGCGGCGAGTCCTGGCACAACCTGCACCACGCGGACCCGACGAGCGCCCGGCACGGGGTGCTGCGCGGGCAGATCGACTCCAGTGCGCGGCTGATCCGCTGGTTCGAGCTGGCGGGGTGGGCGTACGACGTGCGCTGGCCGCAGCGTGACCGCCTCGATGCGCGCCGGGTGTCCGCCCCGGGCGGGAGCGGCTCCGCCGAAGCGGCATGA
- a CDS encoding TetR/AcrR family transcriptional regulator, with amino-acid sequence MMDDVASDSSGTEKTRSPGRRARRVRMTGAERREQLLDIGRTLFAEKGFEGTSVEEIAAKAGVSKPVVYEHFGGKEGLYAVVVDREMRQLLDMVTGALTAGHPRELLEQAAFALLDYIEAYTDGFRILVRDSPVAQSTGTFASLISDIATQVEDILGLEFKNRGFDPKLAPMYAQALVGMVALTGQWWVDTRRPKKAEVAAHLVNLAWHGLDGLEQKPRLIGHRKS; translated from the coding sequence ATGATGGACGATGTGGCGAGTGACAGCAGCGGTACGGAGAAGACGAGGTCGCCGGGGCGCCGGGCCCGCCGGGTGCGGATGACCGGGGCCGAGCGCCGGGAGCAGTTGCTGGACATCGGCCGCACCCTGTTCGCGGAGAAGGGCTTCGAGGGCACGTCGGTGGAGGAGATCGCGGCGAAGGCCGGGGTGTCCAAGCCGGTGGTGTACGAGCACTTCGGCGGCAAGGAGGGCCTGTACGCGGTCGTGGTCGACCGGGAGATGCGCCAGTTGCTGGACATGGTGACGGGCGCGCTGACGGCGGGGCATCCGCGGGAGCTGCTGGAGCAGGCGGCGTTCGCGCTGCTGGACTACATCGAGGCGTACACGGACGGTTTCCGCATCCTGGTGCGGGATTCGCCGGTGGCCCAGTCGACGGGCACGTTCGCCTCGCTGATCAGTGACATCGCCACGCAGGTCGAGGACATCCTCGGCCTGGAGTTCAAGAACCGGGGCTTCGATCCGAAGCTGGCGCCGATGTACGCGCAGGCGCTGGTGGGGATGGTGGCCCTGACCGGGCAGTGGTGGGTGGACACCCGCCGGCCGAAGAAGGCGGAGGTCGCCGCGCACCTGGTGAACCTGGCCTGGCACGGTCTGGACGGGCTGGAGCAGAAGCCGCGCCTGATAGGTCACCGCAAGAGCTGA
- a CDS encoding trans-aconitate 2-methyltransferase, whose product MHSAPTWDPQQYLRHAGHRARPFLDMLGRIPQLPSGSRPARIADIGCGPGNVTALLADRWPDAHITGFDLSREMLAQAEKDHAGATAGGGWLDFRPADAAHWTPDEPYDLIVSNAALQWVPSHPESFAGWIDGLTPGGTFAFQVPGNFTAPSHALLGELCETPRWRSRLGDHGRRYVHILEPADYLVRLAALGCDADAWETTYLQLLGGDDPVLDWVKGTALRPVLTELADDPEAAEAFLSEYRDLLRAAYPPGAHGTVFPFRRIFAVARKLS is encoded by the coding sequence ATGCATTCCGCACCCACCTGGGATCCACAGCAGTACCTCCGCCACGCCGGACACCGGGCCCGTCCCTTCCTGGACATGCTCGGCCGCATACCCCAGCTGCCCTCCGGCAGCCGCCCCGCCCGGATCGCCGACATCGGCTGCGGCCCGGGAAACGTCACCGCCCTCCTCGCCGACCGCTGGCCCGACGCCCACATCACCGGCTTCGACCTCTCCCGCGAAATGCTCGCCCAGGCCGAGAAGGACCACGCCGGCGCCACCGCGGGCGGCGGCTGGCTCGACTTCCGCCCCGCCGACGCCGCCCACTGGACCCCCGACGAGCCCTACGACCTGATCGTCTCCAACGCCGCCCTCCAGTGGGTGCCCAGCCACCCCGAATCCTTCGCCGGCTGGATCGACGGCCTCACCCCCGGCGGCACCTTCGCCTTCCAGGTGCCCGGCAACTTCACCGCCCCCAGCCACGCCCTCCTCGGCGAACTGTGCGAGACGCCCCGCTGGCGAAGCCGCCTCGGCGACCACGGCCGCCGCTACGTGCACATCCTGGAACCCGCCGACTACCTCGTCCGCCTCGCCGCCCTCGGCTGCGACGCCGACGCCTGGGAGACCACCTACCTCCAGCTGCTCGGCGGCGACGACCCCGTCCTCGACTGGGTCAAGGGCACCGCCCTGCGCCCCGTGCTCACCGAACTCGCCGACGACCCCGAGGCCGCCGAGGCCTTCCTGTCCGAGTACCGCGACCTGCTGCGCGCCGCCTATCCGCCCGGAGCGCACGGCACCGTCTTCCCGTTCCGCCGGATCTTCGCCGTCGCCCGCAAACTCTCCTAG
- a CDS encoding MarR family winged helix-turn-helix transcriptional regulator, producing MEDEVDRLVAAWRRERPDLDVEPLEVLSRVSRLARHLDRARRLAFSEHQLEPWEFDVLTSLRRAGAPYQLSPGQLLTQTLVTSGTMTNRIDRLAKKNLVERLPDPSDRRGVLVRLTPEGRDRADQALAGLLAQERAILAQLSGQQRGELAALLRRLTAPFDNIPG from the coding sequence ATGGAGGACGAGGTCGATCGACTGGTCGCGGCTTGGCGCCGAGAGCGCCCCGACCTCGACGTGGAACCGCTCGAGGTGCTCAGCCGCGTCTCGCGGCTCGCACGTCACCTCGACCGCGCCCGCCGGCTCGCCTTCTCCGAGCACCAGCTGGAGCCGTGGGAGTTCGACGTGCTCACGTCGCTCCGCCGCGCCGGAGCCCCCTACCAGCTGTCCCCCGGACAGCTGCTCACCCAGACCCTGGTCACCTCCGGCACGATGACCAACCGGATCGACAGGCTCGCCAAGAAGAACCTGGTCGAGAGGCTGCCGGACCCCAGTGACCGGCGCGGGGTACTGGTCCGGCTGACCCCCGAGGGCCGCGACCGGGCCGACCAGGCGCTGGCCGGTCTGCTCGCGCAGGAACGGGCCATCCTGGCCCAGCTCTCCGGACAGCAGCGCGGCGAACTGGCGGCGCTGCTGCGCCGGCTGACCGCCCCGTTCGACAACATCCCCGGCTGA
- a CDS encoding response regulator transcription factor: MIRIRVLVVDDHRIFAESLAAALAAEPDVDVAAAGSAPAALRCLERAAAEGRRFDVMLVDADLGTAGLPAPRPVPSARDAEAVVDGISLVAGVRAHGVAVRSVVLAQKDDPGRAALALQTGASGWIAKDCSLQRLLSVIRGVLRDETHLSPALLTGVLRELTAARKHRTESEQLVESLTPREQEVLRCMVAGLGRKAVAERLFLSPHTVRTHMQNVLGKLGVHSTLAAVALARRAGVGPADLTPNLRAVP; this comes from the coding sequence GTGATTCGTATCCGGGTCCTGGTGGTGGACGACCACCGAATCTTCGCCGAGTCGCTCGCCGCGGCACTCGCCGCCGAGCCCGACGTCGACGTGGCCGCGGCCGGCAGCGCGCCCGCCGCGCTGCGGTGTCTGGAGCGCGCGGCGGCCGAGGGCCGGCGGTTCGACGTCATGCTCGTCGACGCCGACCTCGGCACGGCCGGGCTGCCCGCGCCGCGGCCGGTGCCGTCGGCGCGCGACGCCGAGGCGGTGGTGGACGGCATCTCGCTGGTCGCCGGAGTGCGCGCGCACGGTGTCGCCGTGCGCTCCGTGGTCCTGGCGCAGAAGGACGACCCGGGCCGGGCCGCCCTGGCGCTCCAGACGGGCGCGTCGGGCTGGATCGCCAAGGACTGCTCGCTGCAGCGCCTGCTGAGCGTGATCAGGGGGGTGCTGCGCGACGAGACCCATCTGTCACCGGCCCTGCTCACCGGCGTGCTGCGGGAGCTGACCGCGGCCCGCAAGCACCGCACCGAGAGCGAACAGCTGGTCGAGTCGCTGACGCCGCGCGAGCAGGAGGTGCTGCGCTGCATGGTGGCGGGCCTGGGGCGCAAAGCGGTCGCCGAGCGCCTCTTCCTGTCCCCGCACACCGTCCGGACCCATATGCAGAACGTCCTGGGCAAACTCGGGGTGCACTCCACGCTGGCGGCGGTCGCCCTGGCGCGCAGGGCGGGTGTCGGCCCGGCGGACCTGACCCCGAACCTCCGGGCGGTCCCGTAG
- the galK gene encoding galactokinase has product MTDGVWAAPGRVNLIGEHTDYNDGFVMPFALPHTTVATVARRDDGVLRLHSADVPGDPVELRVADLDPGRRSGSWTDYPAGAVWALADAGHRVGGADIHYESTVPSGAGLSSSAALEVVTALALSDLYELGLDRPGLARLCQRAENLYVGAPTGIMDQTASACCVRGHALHLDTRDLTRRQIPFDLAAHGLELLVVDTRVKHSHSEGEYGRRRAGCEAGAAALGVSALRDVPYDSLDEALGRVEDPEVRRLVRHVVTENARVERVTGHAAAGDFRAIGPVLTEGHASLRDDFAVSCAELDLVVEASVGAGALGARMTGGGFGGSAIVLTEASRSPDVGKAVLDAFADRSLREPRLFTAVPAEGARRLS; this is encoded by the coding sequence ATGACGGACGGTGTGTGGGCTGCGCCCGGCAGGGTGAATCTGATCGGTGAGCACACCGACTACAACGACGGCTTCGTGATGCCCTTCGCGCTGCCGCACACCACGGTCGCCACCGTGGCACGCCGCGACGACGGCGTGCTGCGGCTCCACTCGGCCGATGTGCCGGGCGACCCGGTGGAGCTGCGCGTCGCCGACCTGGACCCCGGCCGCCGCTCCGGCTCGTGGACCGACTACCCGGCCGGTGCCGTCTGGGCGCTCGCCGACGCCGGACACCGGGTCGGGGGCGCGGACATCCACTACGAGTCCACCGTGCCGTCCGGCGCCGGACTCTCCTCGTCCGCCGCCCTGGAGGTCGTCACCGCGCTGGCCCTGAGCGACCTGTACGAACTCGGCCTCGACCGGCCCGGACTGGCCCGGCTCTGCCAGCGCGCCGAGAACCTCTACGTCGGCGCGCCCACCGGGATCATGGACCAGACGGCGTCCGCCTGCTGCGTACGGGGCCACGCCCTGCACCTGGACACCCGCGACCTGACCCGGCGCCAGATCCCCTTCGACCTCGCCGCCCACGGCCTCGAACTCCTGGTCGTCGACACCCGGGTGAAGCACTCCCACAGCGAGGGCGAGTACGGCAGGCGCCGCGCGGGCTGCGAGGCGGGCGCGGCGGCCCTCGGCGTGAGCGCGCTGCGGGACGTCCCGTACGACTCGCTCGACGAGGCCCTCGGCCGCGTCGAGGACCCCGAGGTGCGCCGCCTGGTGCGCCACGTGGTCACCGAGAACGCCCGTGTGGAGCGGGTGACCGGCCACGCCGCGGCCGGCGACTTCCGGGCCATCGGCCCCGTGCTGACCGAGGGCCACGCCTCGCTGCGCGACGACTTCGCCGTCTCCTGCGCCGAACTCGACCTGGTGGTCGAGGCGTCCGTCGGCGCGGGCGCGCTCGGCGCGCGGATGACGGGCGGCGGCTTCGGCGGCTCGGCGATCGTCCTGACCGAGGCGTCCCGCTCCCCGGACGTCGGCAAGGCGGTCCTCGACGCCTTCGCCGACCGTTCCCTGCGCGAACCGCGGCTCTTCACGGCGGTCCCGGCGGAGGGCGCACGCCGGCTCTCCTGA
- the galE gene encoding UDP-glucose 4-epimerase GalE yields the protein MSNKYLVTGGAGYVGSVVAQHLLEAGHRVTVLDDLSTGFREGVPAGAEFVEGRVQDAARVLDASYGGVLHFAAFSQVGESVTDPEKYWRNNVGGTVELLAAMRGAGVRTLVFSSTAATYGEPVSTPITESDPTAPTSPYGATKLAVDHMISGEAAAHGLAAVSLRYFNVAGAYGDFGERHDPESHLIPLVLQVALGRREAISVFGDDYPTPDGTCVRDYIHVADLAEAHLLALGAAAAGEHLICNLGNGNGFSVREVVETVRKVTGHPVPEVLAPRRAGDPAVLVASADTARERLGWRPSRADLAGIVSDAWAFARGRGEAS from the coding sequence GTGAGCAACAAGTACCTGGTCACGGGCGGGGCGGGATATGTCGGCAGCGTGGTCGCGCAGCACCTGCTGGAGGCCGGCCACCGCGTGACCGTGCTCGACGACCTCTCCACCGGCTTCCGCGAGGGAGTGCCGGCCGGTGCCGAGTTCGTCGAGGGCCGCGTCCAGGACGCCGCCCGCGTGCTCGACGCCTCCTACGGCGGAGTGCTCCACTTCGCCGCGTTCTCGCAGGTCGGCGAATCGGTCACGGACCCGGAGAAGTACTGGCGGAACAACGTCGGCGGCACCGTCGAGCTGCTCGCGGCCATGCGCGGCGCCGGGGTGCGCACCCTCGTCTTCTCCTCCACCGCGGCGACCTACGGCGAACCGGTCTCGACGCCCATCACCGAGTCCGACCCGACGGCCCCCACCAGCCCCTACGGAGCCACCAAGCTCGCGGTCGACCACATGATCAGCGGCGAGGCGGCCGCCCACGGCCTGGCCGCGGTCTCCCTGCGCTACTTCAACGTCGCGGGCGCCTACGGCGACTTCGGCGAGCGCCACGACCCCGAGTCCCACCTGATCCCGCTCGTGCTCCAGGTCGCCCTCGGCCGGCGGGAGGCCATCTCCGTCTTCGGCGACGACTACCCGACCCCCGACGGCACCTGCGTCCGCGACTACATCCACGTCGCCGACCTCGCCGAGGCCCACCTGCTGGCCCTCGGCGCGGCCGCCGCCGGCGAGCACCTGATCTGCAACCTCGGCAACGGCAACGGCTTCTCGGTGCGGGAGGTCGTCGAGACCGTCCGCAAGGTGACCGGCCACCCCGTGCCCGAGGTGCTGGCCCCGCGCCGGGCCGGCGACCCCGCGGTGCTGGTGGCCTCCGCGGACACGGCCCGGGAACGCCTGGGCTGGCGACCGAGCCGCGCCGACCTGGCCGGCATCGTTTCCGACGCCTGGGCGTTCGCCCGCGGAAGGGGAGAAGCGTCATGA
- the galT gene encoding galactose-1-phosphate uridylyltransferase, whose product MKKTSTRLADGRELVYYDSRDDLARDAADRRPLDAVSTASEIRRDVLLGDSVAVASHRQARTYHPPADECPLCPSRDGRLSEIPDTDYDVVVFENRFPSLAGEHGRCEVVCFTSDHDASFADLSEEQAGLVLEAWTDRTAELAAVPGVEQVFCFENRGAEIGVTLQHPHGQIYGYPFTTPRTALMLRSAAAHREAGGGNLFDEVVERERAEGSRVVMEGEHWIAFVPYAAHWPYEVHLYPKRRVPDLRALDGAARTEFPQMYLELLRRFDRIFGTGEPPTPYIAAWHQAPFTAPERDEFALHLELFTIRRTSGKLKFLAGSESGMSVFINDVPPEAAAGRLREVAS is encoded by the coding sequence GTGAAGAAGACGTCGACCCGGCTCGCCGACGGGCGCGAGCTGGTCTACTACGACTCCCGCGACGACCTCGCGCGCGACGCGGCCGACCGGCGGCCGCTGGACGCGGTCTCCACCGCCTCGGAGATCCGCCGCGACGTGCTCCTCGGCGACAGCGTCGCCGTCGCCTCCCACCGCCAGGCGCGCACCTACCATCCGCCGGCCGACGAGTGCCCCCTGTGCCCCTCGCGGGACGGGCGCCTCAGCGAGATCCCCGACACCGACTACGACGTCGTCGTCTTCGAGAACCGCTTCCCCTCCCTCGCCGGTGAGCACGGCCGCTGCGAGGTCGTCTGCTTCACCTCCGACCACGACGCGTCCTTCGCCGACCTCTCCGAGGAGCAGGCGGGCCTCGTGCTGGAGGCGTGGACCGACCGCACCGCCGAACTCGCCGCCGTCCCCGGCGTCGAACAGGTCTTCTGCTTCGAGAACCGCGGCGCCGAGATCGGCGTCACGCTCCAGCACCCGCACGGCCAGATCTACGGCTACCCCTTCACCACCCCCCGCACCGCTTTGATGCTCCGCTCCGCCGCGGCCCACCGCGAGGCGGGCGGCGGCAACCTCTTCGACGAGGTCGTCGAACGGGAACGCGCGGAGGGCTCCCGGGTCGTCATGGAGGGGGAGCACTGGATCGCCTTCGTGCCCTACGCCGCGCACTGGCCGTACGAGGTCCACCTCTACCCGAAGCGCCGCGTCCCCGATCTGCGCGCCCTCGACGGCGCGGCGCGCACAGAGTTCCCACAGATGTATCTGGAACTCTTGAGGCGCTTCGACCGGATCTTCGGCACCGGCGAACCGCCCACGCCCTACATCGCCGCCTGGCACCAGGCGCCGTTCACGGCGCCGGAGCGGGACGAATTCGCTCTCCATCTCGAGCTTTTCACCATCCGCCGCACTTCCGGCAAGCTGAAGTTCCTCGCCGGTTCCGAGTCCGGTATGAGCGTGTTCATCAACGACGTGCCGCCGGAGGCGGCGGCCGGACGACTGCGAGAGGTAGCGAGCTAA